Proteins co-encoded in one Desulfitobacterium hafniense DCB-2 genomic window:
- a CDS encoding L-lactate permease → MPWTQDYAALGGSLGLTALAVSIPIVFLFWALAVKGMKGYVAGLITLAISIVDVIIVYKMPVTLALSATAYGMLYGLWPIAWIVITAVYLYNLTVVSGQFDIIKSSIASISDDRRLQALIVAFCFGAFLEGAAGFGAPVAITGALLIGLGFDPIKAAGLCLIANTAPVAFGAIGAPIITAGAVTGMGDFVISQAVGRQLPFLSVIIPLYLVILMAGWKSAKEVMPAILVTGVSFAVAQWWSANYLGAYLPDIISSLFSLVCTTVFLRFWKPKTVWRFPHERGTKEPEMKKYTGGQIAKAWSPFVILTVMVTIWGTPSFKTFILDKLHLVLKFSWPGLDGLIYKAAPIVAKPTVYEAIFKWDFLSAGGTAILIAAIISTIILGIKPSTAVKVFGDTLKQLMYPVINISAVLGFAYLANYSGLSYTLGLFFASTGAFFPVLSPVLGWLGVFLTGSDTSANALFGKLQQVTAEQLGMNPVLTVAANSSGGVVGKMISPQSIAVAAATTLVGRESELFKFTVKHSLAMLAAVIVIICLQAYVVPGMIPVIADAAAFLH, encoded by the coding sequence ATGCCATGGACACAGGATTACGCAGCACTTGGCGGTAGCCTTGGCTTAACTGCACTTGCTGTTTCAATTCCTATCGTATTTTTATTTTGGGCTTTAGCCGTAAAAGGTATGAAAGGGTATGTCGCAGGACTGATTACCCTTGCTATAAGCATTGTGGATGTTATTATTGTTTATAAAATGCCGGTGACTCTGGCTCTTTCTGCTACGGCATATGGTATGCTTTATGGACTCTGGCCTATTGCCTGGATCGTTATTACCGCCGTTTACTTATACAATTTGACGGTCGTGTCCGGTCAGTTTGACATTATTAAAAGTTCTATCGCTTCTATTTCCGATGACCGCCGTCTGCAGGCTCTTATTGTCGCCTTCTGTTTTGGAGCTTTTCTGGAGGGTGCCGCCGGTTTCGGTGCTCCTGTAGCTATTACCGGTGCACTGCTCATCGGTCTCGGTTTTGACCCCATCAAGGCAGCCGGACTTTGCCTGATTGCCAATACTGCTCCTGTGGCCTTCGGTGCCATCGGTGCGCCCATCATCACCGCAGGTGCAGTCACCGGCATGGGCGACTTTGTTATCTCCCAAGCCGTAGGCCGCCAGCTTCCTTTCCTCTCCGTCATCATTCCTCTCTACCTTGTTATTTTGATGGCCGGTTGGAAGTCTGCTAAAGAAGTTATGCCTGCTATTCTTGTCACCGGTGTATCCTTTGCGGTAGCCCAATGGTGGTCTGCCAACTATCTGGGTGCCTATCTCCCCGATATCATCTCTTCTTTGTTCTCCTTGGTGTGCACTACAGTCTTCCTGAGATTCTGGAAGCCTAAAACTGTATGGCGTTTCCCTCATGAGAGAGGTACCAAAGAACCTGAAATGAAGAAATACACCGGAGGTCAAATTGCCAAAGCATGGTCTCCTTTCGTTATTCTTACTGTCATGGTGACCATCTGGGGAACACCCTCTTTCAAAACCTTCATTCTTGATAAACTGCATCTTGTTCTGAAATTCAGCTGGCCCGGTCTTGACGGTCTGATCTATAAAGCAGCTCCCATCGTGGCTAAACCTACCGTCTATGAAGCCATCTTCAAATGGGATTTCCTGTCCGCCGGAGGTACGGCCATTCTTATCGCTGCTATTATCAGTACCATCATTTTAGGAATCAAACCATCTACAGCGGTCAAAGTCTTCGGTGATACCCTGAAGCAATTGATGTATCCCGTTATCAATATTTCGGCAGTACTTGGCTTTGCCTACCTGGCCAACTACTCCGGCCTTTCCTATACTTTAGGATTATTCTTTGCTTCCACCGGTGCTTTCTTCCCTGTTCTTTCTCCAGTATTAGGTTGGTTAGGGGTATTCCTTACCGGTTCCGATACCTCGGCTAATGCTCTCTTTGGTAAACTGCAACAAGTTACCGCAGAGCAGCTGGGCATGAATCCTGTACTCACTGTGGCAGCTAACAGTTCCGGTGGTGTGGTAGGCAAAATGATCTCACCTCAATCCATCGCCGTGGCCGCCGCCACCACTTTAGTCGGCCGTGAGTCCGAGCTCTTCAAATTTACAGTGAAACACTCACTGGCTATGTTGGCAGCTGTCATTGTGATTATTTGTCTGCAAGCTTATGTGGTACCCGGCATGATCCCGGTTATTGCTGATGCCGCTGCCTTCCTCCATTAA
- a CDS encoding 4Fe-4S dicluster domain-containing protein: MLNTCQMVYHHKNCLNTKKPYAKPCRLCIEACPHQAVSEYREIDAKKCTECGACMAVCPSDGFVDRSTDLLHTYLEEQGEIILNCPQAAPLGFEIPCLGVIDGDLWLALIHAAKEKNVVIHTGKCAECPDKKACALSVKTFKAIHESWPDHPPIVIQVSPDQPGEAATPGTGSPSRAALPQKEPAEKRGWRKKGWEKLETILPGLTADEAYPIPRTRQLLVKRMQAYPQDKMPIPALQVGNICTSCGVCAAICPQAALTKRENGDELTLIYEPYKCVRCQRCVTICNPKALEFVPKQLSHRHYTGKILLHKGSPKHCTRCGKLVFDNSEPPMCVACASSSGDSIFNA, encoded by the coding sequence ATGCTCAACACATGTCAAATGGTTTATCACCATAAGAATTGTTTAAATACTAAAAAGCCCTACGCTAAACCCTGCCGGTTATGCATAGAGGCTTGCCCTCATCAGGCTGTCTCTGAATATCGTGAAATCGATGCCAAAAAATGTACCGAATGTGGGGCATGTATGGCAGTTTGCCCCAGTGACGGTTTTGTGGATCGTTCGACGGATCTCCTGCATACCTATCTTGAGGAGCAAGGGGAGATTATCCTCAATTGTCCTCAGGCAGCCCCTCTGGGTTTTGAGATACCTTGTCTGGGAGTCATCGATGGCGATTTGTGGCTGGCCCTGATCCATGCAGCCAAGGAAAAGAACGTGGTGATTCATACGGGCAAATGCGCAGAGTGCCCTGATAAAAAAGCCTGTGCCTTAAGCGTGAAAACCTTCAAAGCCATTCATGAGAGCTGGCCGGATCATCCCCCGATCGTCATTCAAGTTAGCCCTGATCAACCGGGGGAGGCGGCAACACCTGGAACCGGTTCCCCAAGCAGAGCTGCTCTGCCCCAAAAGGAGCCGGCGGAAAAAAGAGGGTGGAGGAAGAAAGGCTGGGAGAAGCTTGAAACCATCTTGCCGGGGTTGACTGCGGATGAAGCCTACCCAATCCCCCGCACACGCCAATTATTAGTAAAGCGGATGCAAGCTTATCCCCAGGATAAGATGCCCATACCTGCTTTGCAAGTGGGAAATATTTGCACCAGCTGCGGAGTATGTGCGGCCATCTGTCCCCAGGCAGCCCTTACCAAAAGGGAAAACGGGGATGAGTTAACCCTGATCTATGAACCGTATAAATGTGTCCGTTGTCAGCGCTGTGTCACTATCTGCAACCCGAAGGCCCTGGAATTTGTGCCAAAGCAGCTGTCCCATCGTCACTACACAGGCAAGATTCTTCTTCATAAGGGCAGTCCTAAGCATTGCACCCGCTGTGGCAAACTAGTCTTCGATAATTCTGAACCCCCCATGTGTGTCGCTTGTGCTTCCTCTTCCGGTGACAGCATCTTTAATGCTTAG
- a CDS encoding FadR/GntR family transcriptional regulator yields the protein MELKPIKTRKIYEEIVEQIRELVARGELKPGDRLPSERDLVERLKVSRASIREALSALELMGLLEVRSGEGTFVRRLRSESVVAPLAWMLTMEKGTVLELLEIRKILEVQAVGMAAERAEAEDIRELSAALDRLQDDLHSPTSDGSSDHRFHYAITRATKNKIMIRLMDTISDLMKYSLKASRSKLYEGKYTPALLFQEHKKIYEAIVAKDVEMARNYMLTHLTGVEEEILKGFDEENEAITPIY from the coding sequence TTGGAGCTTAAACCGATTAAGACACGAAAAATTTATGAAGAAATCGTCGAGCAAATTCGGGAACTGGTAGCCCGCGGGGAACTTAAACCCGGCGACCGGCTGCCTTCAGAACGGGATTTGGTGGAGCGCCTGAAAGTGAGCCGGGCTTCGATTCGGGAAGCTCTCAGCGCCTTGGAATTGATGGGACTGCTTGAGGTGCGCAGCGGCGAGGGGACCTTCGTTCGCAGACTGCGTTCCGAATCGGTAGTGGCGCCTTTAGCGTGGATGCTTACCATGGAGAAGGGAACCGTGCTTGAATTGCTGGAGATTCGGAAAATTCTTGAGGTCCAGGCTGTAGGGATGGCGGCTGAACGTGCCGAAGCAGAGGATATAAGAGAATTATCGGCGGCCTTGGATCGCTTGCAGGACGATTTACACAGTCCTACTTCCGATGGCTCTTCAGACCATCGATTTCATTACGCCATTACCCGGGCGACCAAGAATAAGATTATGATCCGGCTTATGGACACCATATCGGATCTTATGAAATATAGCCTTAAGGCGAGCCGTTCGAAGCTTTATGAAGGCAAATACACTCCGGCCCTTCTTTTTCAGGAGCACAAAAAGATTTATGAAGCGATTGTGGCCAAGGATGTGGAAATGGCCAGGAACTATATGCTTACTCATCTTACCGGTGTAGAGGAAGAAATCTTAAAAGGTTTTGATGAAGAAAATGAGGCAATAACACCTATATATTAG
- a CDS encoding DUF2085 domain-containing protein, whose protein sequence is MNINIGKALHYLFLCHRLPERSFFFRGRQFPVCARCTGIAFGYILGALLALKYHPVPLGTIILLLIPLGIDGSVQYLGLGESTNKRRLLTGIGAGIATVFLLAKIILMGINHGRLLYDYIMF, encoded by the coding sequence ATGAACATAAACATTGGCAAAGCCCTGCATTATTTGTTTCTATGCCACCGTCTGCCTGAACGATCCTTCTTTTTCAGGGGACGCCAATTTCCAGTCTGTGCAAGATGTACCGGAATAGCCTTCGGCTATATCCTTGGCGCACTCCTTGCTTTGAAGTATCACCCTGTACCACTGGGAACGATCATTCTCTTGCTTATTCCCTTAGGAATCGATGGGAGTGTTCAATATTTGGGGTTAGGGGAGAGCACGAATAAACGCAGACTATTGACCGGCATTGGGGCAGGAATCGCTACTGTTTTTTTACTGGCTAAAATTATTCTGATGGGTATTAATCATGGCAGGCTCTTGTATGATTATATCATGTTTTAA
- a CDS encoding L-lactate permease produces MPWTQNYSALGGSIALTALVVSIPIFFLLWALAIKRMKGHIAGMSTLLITLVIVVLVYKMPISIALSASLYGILYGLWPISWIVVTAVFLYNLTVEAGQFDVIKGSISSISNDRRIQALLVAFCFGAFLEGAAGFGAPVAISASILIGLGFNPLYAAGLCLIANTAPVAFGAIGAPIIAAGAVTGMGDFVISQAIGRQLPFLSVIIPIYLVVLMSGWKGAKEVLPAALVAGIAFAVAQWWSSNHLGAYLPDIISSLFSLIALTLFLRVWKPKNNWRFPHEEGKEDNVVAQRFTAGQIIKAWSPFAILTVLVGIWGTPGFKTWATNAGLYVNIAHWPGLDGLVYKAAPIVAKPTVYAAAYKWDWFSAAGTAILISAIISMFILGVSPGRAWKVFVKTLKQLTFAIINIASVLGFAYLANYSGLSYTLGLLFASTGSLFPFLSPVLGWLAVFLTGSDTSANALFGKLQQVTAEQIGVNPVLTVAANSSGGVVGKMISPQSIAVAAAATSLVGRESELLRFTLKHSLILLLVICIMITLQAYVVPGMIPVITAGP; encoded by the coding sequence ATGCCTTGGACTCAAAACTATTCTGCTTTGGGAGGAAGTATAGCCCTGACAGCTTTGGTTGTCTCCATCCCTATTTTCTTCCTCTTATGGGCGCTGGCCATTAAACGTATGAAAGGACATATTGCGGGTATGTCGACCCTGCTCATTACCCTCGTCATTGTTGTCCTTGTCTACAAGATGCCGATCTCCATCGCTCTTTCAGCAAGCCTTTATGGAATTCTCTATGGGCTCTGGCCGATTTCCTGGATCGTGGTTACCGCAGTGTTCTTATATAATTTAACCGTTGAGGCCGGCCAATTCGATGTCATTAAAGGCTCTATTTCCTCAATTTCCAATGACCGGCGGATCCAAGCTTTATTGGTGGCATTCTGTTTTGGGGCTTTTTTAGAAGGAGCTGCCGGGTTCGGTGCACCTGTGGCTATCTCAGCCTCGATTCTGATCGGTTTAGGCTTTAACCCACTCTATGCAGCAGGACTTTGCTTAATTGCCAACACGGCACCTGTGGCCTTTGGTGCCATCGGCGCACCAATTATCGCAGCGGGTGCAGTCACCGGCATGGGGGATTTTGTCATTTCCCAGGCTATAGGACGTCAACTTCCTTTCCTGTCGGTGATCATCCCTATCTACCTGGTGGTGCTTATGTCCGGTTGGAAAGGAGCCAAGGAAGTTCTTCCGGCAGCCCTTGTGGCAGGGATCGCCTTCGCCGTTGCCCAGTGGTGGTCCTCTAACCATCTGGGTGCCTATTTGCCGGATATTATCTCTTCGTTGTTCTCCTTGATTGCCCTGACCTTGTTCCTGCGTGTATGGAAGCCCAAAAATAACTGGCGCTTCCCTCATGAAGAAGGTAAAGAGGATAACGTGGTTGCGCAAAGATTTACGGCAGGGCAGATTATCAAGGCCTGGTCGCCCTTTGCTATACTCACTGTCCTGGTCGGAATTTGGGGAACCCCCGGGTTCAAGACCTGGGCTACCAATGCCGGGCTTTACGTCAATATAGCTCATTGGCCGGGATTGGATGGGCTGGTCTATAAGGCGGCTCCCATTGTCGCCAAGCCCACCGTCTATGCAGCAGCCTATAAATGGGATTGGTTTTCTGCCGCCGGGACAGCCATTTTAATCTCTGCCATCATCTCCATGTTCATTCTCGGGGTTAGCCCCGGAAGAGCCTGGAAGGTCTTTGTCAAGACACTTAAACAATTAACCTTTGCGATTATCAATATTGCTTCGGTTCTGGGGTTCGCCTACTTAGCCAACTATTCGGGGCTGTCCTATACCTTGGGTCTGCTCTTTGCTTCGACAGGTTCCCTGTTCCCCTTCCTGTCTCCTGTCTTGGGATGGCTGGCCGTGTTCCTCACCGGTTCGGATACCTCGGCCAACGCCTTGTTTGGTAAATTGCAGCAGGTCACCGCCGAGCAGATCGGGGTTAATCCGGTCCTGACTGTGGCGGCCAACAGCTCCGGCGGGGTTGTGGGCAAGATGATTTCGCCCCAGTCCATTGCGGTGGCGGCTGCAGCTACATCTCTGGTGGGGAGGGAGTCAGAGCTGTTGCGGTTTACCCTCAAGCATTCCCTGATTCTATTGCTCGTCATATGTATTATGATTACTCTGCAGGCCTATGTGGTTCCGGGAATGATTCCGGTGATCACGGCAGGGCCCTAA
- a CDS encoding pseudouridine synthase — protein MDLNRNNERGRPRQEERLQKVLAQAGIASRRHAEEIILQGRVKVNGEVIRTLGTKVVSTDRIVVDGRLLSIPQNDYAYYLLHKPTGYITSVTDPQGRKTVMELMPKIPRRVYPVGRLDYDTSGLLLLTNDGDLAHRLMHPSYGVEKTYRVEVGEKIPEQALKRLEKGVLLEDGKTAPARIREVSPKGRGSLPTYEITIHEGRNRQVRRMFKAVGFPLSTLKRLRFGPLELDPSLAPGAFRTLSKTEIQHLRRAVKLT, from the coding sequence TTGGATTTGAACAGAAATAATGAACGGGGTAGGCCAAGGCAGGAAGAACGTTTGCAAAAGGTCTTGGCCCAGGCCGGGATCGCCTCCCGCCGGCATGCTGAAGAGATCATCCTCCAGGGGAGGGTTAAAGTTAACGGAGAAGTCATCCGGACCTTGGGAACTAAGGTCGTGTCCACGGATCGGATCGTCGTGGACGGCCGGCTCCTTTCCATTCCTCAGAATGACTATGCCTATTATCTATTGCACAAACCCACCGGGTATATCACCAGTGTTACCGATCCCCAAGGCAGAAAAACCGTGATGGAACTCATGCCAAAAATCCCCCGGAGAGTCTATCCGGTGGGCCGCTTGGATTATGATACCTCAGGACTGCTTCTTCTCACCAACGATGGGGATTTAGCCCACCGTTTAATGCATCCTTCCTATGGTGTGGAAAAGACCTACCGGGTAGAGGTGGGGGAGAAGATACCGGAACAAGCCTTAAAGCGTTTGGAAAAAGGAGTTCTTCTGGAAGATGGCAAAACAGCCCCAGCCCGTATCAGAGAAGTTTCTCCAAAGGGCCGGGGCTCTCTGCCAACCTATGAGATTACCATTCATGAGGGGCGGAATCGTCAGGTACGACGAATGTTTAAAGCCGTAGGTTTTCCATTAAGCACCTTAAAGCGGCTGCGTTTTGGCCCCTTGGAGTTGGACCCGTCTCTGGCACCGGGGGCATTCCGCACCCTGTCCAAAACGGAAATCCAACATTTGCGCCGGGCGGTAAAGCTTACTTAG
- a CDS encoding IS4-like element ISDha3 family transposase translates to MQDKDTTQSTFMQAFQPFFSKDLWETIHREVPGLDLRSQKLTTNQLTLLISHAQLQEYRALRKISTSVHHDSLGQAIGLESISHSQISRRLKTLPTQVPEMLFKGTLHNVAQKQGYGKIRQQLGKLYMIDASTMSLCLSRYPWAVFRKSKAGVKMHLRLSFDAMAVPDEVLVTPAKTADRKKLDELIVQDQEALNIFDRGYVDYKLFDDYCEKGIRFVTRLKNNAVIEFTGVERPVKEDGLIEEDVDVILGAGSRKMKHTLREVTIDDNVHEPFTILTNDFNLSAEELGEIYRYRWQIELFFKWLKQHAQIKHFYGTSETAVINQILLALMMYCLLVLLKLEAGYPRDLLTLQRLLIACLFERYEEFLEKLRRRRRKGSKRIRYEEIYRMTEHSILKEEETQWLDDLTYDPVIL, encoded by the coding sequence ATGCAGGACAAGGATACTACGCAATCCACATTTATGCAAGCCTTTCAGCCGTTTTTTTCGAAAGATCTATGGGAAACTATTCACCGGGAGGTCCCTGGCCTTGACCTTCGGTCTCAAAAACTAACAACCAATCAACTCACTCTCCTCATTAGCCATGCTCAACTTCAAGAATACAGAGCTTTGCGAAAGATCAGTACAAGTGTTCACCATGACAGTTTAGGTCAAGCTATCGGACTCGAAAGCATTAGTCACAGCCAGATTTCCCGAAGGTTAAAGACCTTACCCACTCAAGTTCCGGAAATGCTTTTTAAGGGCACTTTACATAACGTAGCTCAAAAGCAAGGGTATGGGAAGATTCGGCAGCAACTCGGAAAATTGTACATGATTGATGCATCCACCATGAGCCTATGCCTTTCCCGCTACCCCTGGGCAGTCTTTAGAAAGAGCAAAGCCGGTGTCAAAATGCATCTGCGTTTAAGCTTTGATGCAATGGCTGTCCCGGATGAAGTGCTCGTTACCCCGGCCAAGACCGCCGACCGCAAGAAACTGGATGAGCTCATTGTTCAAGACCAAGAGGCTTTGAATATCTTTGATCGGGGTTATGTGGATTATAAGCTCTTTGATGATTACTGTGAAAAGGGAATACGCTTTGTGACTCGTCTCAAAAACAACGCGGTGATAGAGTTTACTGGAGTAGAACGTCCAGTCAAAGAAGATGGGCTCATCGAAGAGGACGTGGATGTCATCTTAGGAGCAGGTTCTCGAAAAATGAAGCATACCCTTCGGGAAGTGACGATAGATGATAACGTCCATGAACCCTTCACCATCCTGACGAATGATTTTAACCTAAGTGCCGAAGAACTCGGTGAGATCTATCGCTATCGCTGGCAGATTGAGTTATTTTTTAAATGGCTCAAGCAGCATGCTCAAATTAAACACTTTTACGGCACGAGTGAGACCGCAGTCATCAACCAAATCCTCCTAGCCCTGATGATGTATTGCTTATTAGTTCTGCTCAAGCTTGAGGCGGGCTATCCAAGAGATTTACTCACTTTGCAGCGACTGCTGATCGCCTGTCTGTTTGAGAGGTATGAAGAGTTTTTGGAGAAGCTGCGACGACGAAGGAGAAAGGGCTCCAAACGAATCCGTTATGAGGAGATCTATAGAATGACGGAGCATTCTATCTTGAAAGAAGAAGAGACCCAATGGCTCGATGATTTAACCTATGACCCAGTGATACTGTAA
- a CDS encoding ArnT family glycosyltransferase, with protein sequence MGLGGMGRRVNGILVLILIVGAVLRLKGVTNPYLDDQGWRQADTASMALNMLGHLGDFPDVLFPMLNYDGAGPQPVELEFPFFPYLLAWTWTWLGWQDLWGRLWGICFSLLTIGGIYQFGRLALSGRAGLWAAAFYAFLPLTTYYGRVVMPEPVAQAFSIWALVAIVSWRNKPTRRHLLGASILMAGAVLAKLPQLMIFPVALLLGFYPLRRKIGKLLVYSFLSLVLPMLYYSWVHFGAGEASQFVSGILSHQVIEGSTGYGEILYKNLKSGLGLPLLLALMGIALIVQKKAFQKEGHLALLLWAGISSVYLVVICLRIPLDYYLIPLALPIVLLAGYALDVWGGNREGNGVPAFVVGIVLIGLLWVNQTLYYGSKYQWNEELLTQAQWLRQHTEADSVLVLSGPQPMTLYYSQRYGYRLIRDDSQAWEDLQEMPGDYLVALPDSRGEDFWERVESAYAQVGPGVYQLNGK encoded by the coding sequence ATGGGGTTGGGTGGAATGGGTAGGCGAGTAAATGGCATCTTAGTTCTTATTTTGATTGTGGGAGCGGTGCTGCGCTTAAAAGGAGTCACCAATCCCTATCTGGATGATCAGGGCTGGCGGCAGGCAGATACAGCAAGTATGGCTTTGAATATGCTGGGACATCTGGGGGATTTCCCTGATGTCCTTTTTCCTATGCTTAATTATGATGGAGCAGGCCCCCAGCCTGTGGAACTGGAGTTCCCATTCTTTCCCTACCTTCTGGCCTGGACTTGGACCTGGTTAGGCTGGCAGGATCTATGGGGGAGATTATGGGGAATTTGCTTCTCCCTGCTTACCATCGGCGGAATCTATCAATTTGGCAGGCTGGCTTTATCCGGGAGAGCAGGCTTATGGGCTGCAGCTTTTTATGCCTTCCTGCCTTTAACCACTTACTATGGCAGGGTAGTTATGCCGGAGCCTGTGGCTCAGGCCTTCAGTATCTGGGCTTTAGTCGCCATAGTGTCCTGGCGGAACAAGCCGACCCGGAGGCATTTGCTGGGGGCTTCAATTCTGATGGCGGGGGCGGTTTTGGCTAAGCTGCCCCAATTGATGATTTTTCCGGTGGCCTTGCTGCTGGGCTTTTATCCGTTGCGGAGAAAGATCGGGAAACTGCTCGTCTACAGCTTTTTATCTTTAGTTCTTCCTATGCTATACTATAGCTGGGTTCATTTCGGGGCGGGGGAGGCCAGTCAATTTGTCTCGGGGATCCTGTCCCATCAGGTTATAGAAGGCTCCACAGGCTATGGGGAAATTCTTTATAAAAACTTAAAATCCGGATTGGGTTTGCCGCTGCTCTTGGCCTTAATGGGAATAGCCCTGATAGTTCAAAAGAAAGCTTTCCAAAAAGAAGGGCATCTTGCTCTGCTGTTATGGGCCGGGATCAGCAGTGTCTATCTGGTGGTCATCTGCCTGAGGATTCCTCTGGATTATTATCTGATTCCCTTAGCCTTGCCGATCGTGCTATTGGCTGGATATGCCCTGGATGTCTGGGGCGGGAATAGGGAAGGGAATGGAGTTCCTGCTTTTGTGGTGGGAATAGTCTTGATTGGATTGCTTTGGGTAAACCAAACCTTATATTATGGGTCGAAATATCAATGGAATGAGGAGCTTCTTACCCAGGCTCAGTGGCTTCGTCAACACACAGAAGCCGATAGTGTGTTGGTTTTAAGCGGTCCTCAGCCCATGACCTTATATTATTCCCAACGCTATGGCTATCGCCTAATCCGTGATGACTCACAAGCCTGGGAGGATTTGCAGGAGATGCCCGGGGATTATTTGGTTGCTCTTCCCGACTCCCGGGGGGAGGATTTTTGGGAACGAGTAGAAAGTGCTTACGCTCAGGTCGGCCCCGGCGTATATCAATTGAACGGGAAATAA
- a CDS encoding FadR/GntR family transcriptional regulator, whose translation MDLKPIKTKKIYEEIIEQIRVLVVKGDLKPGDRLPSERDLAVRLNVSRASVREALSALEMMGLLEIRSGEGTYIKKINLDSVVTPLTWVLSMEKDTILELLEVRKMLEGQTVTLAAKRATSDDLRELEGALKAMHDDVQTGQLGEEADLRFHYAVARASKNKILVRLMNAISDTMHQSLKASRVRLYEEHATPEILYKEHVLILDAIQMKNDEQARQYMLEHLAGVERRLMNYYSSNNV comes from the coding sequence ATGGATTTAAAACCTATCAAAACGAAGAAAATATACGAGGAAATTATCGAGCAGATACGGGTGTTGGTGGTTAAAGGGGATCTGAAACCGGGGGATCGCCTGCCATCGGAGCGGGATTTGGCGGTGCGTCTCAATGTCAGCCGTGCCTCTGTTCGCGAAGCCCTTAGTGCTTTGGAAATGATGGGGCTCTTGGAGATTCGCAGCGGCGAAGGAACCTATATTAAGAAAATCAATTTAGATTCGGTTGTGACACCTTTAACATGGGTGTTGAGCATGGAGAAAGACACCATTCTGGAACTGCTTGAAGTTCGCAAAATGCTGGAGGGCCAAACTGTAACTCTAGCTGCCAAGAGAGCGACTTCCGACGATCTGCGTGAGTTGGAAGGGGCGCTGAAGGCGATGCATGACGATGTGCAAACCGGTCAATTGGGAGAAGAAGCGGATCTGCGCTTTCATTATGCCGTAGCCAGAGCCAGCAAAAATAAGATCCTGGTCAGGCTGATGAATGCTATATCCGATACCATGCACCAGTCCTTAAAGGCCAGTCGGGTGCGCCTTTATGAAGAGCATGCCACACCGGAAATTTTATATAAGGAACATGTCCTCATCCTGGACGCTATTCAGATGAAAAATGATGAACAAGCCCGTCAGTATATGTTGGAGCATTTGGCGGGAGTTGAGAGACGGCTTATGAATTATTACTCCAGTAATAATGTGTAG
- a CDS encoding glycosyltransferase family 2 protein, whose amino-acid sequence MLFVVLPAYNEEAGLQPLLDDISKACQGIPLQIIVVNDASTDHTLEIARDYALSNPAVQVLSHTRNKGLGGSLMTGFKHVFAQRRMLGEQSGEWIGHDDVILTMDADNTHPAERIPLMAELIQQGADLVVASRYAPGGKQYGLNPLRQVLSWGAGQVMTVFFPVEGLRDYSCGYRAYRASVLESAYIIYGEELIESRSFAGMVELLVKVANYCGEIREIPFDLHYEKKQGKSKMKILATIMGYFALILRLKKEKWGWVEWVGE is encoded by the coding sequence ATGCTTTTTGTTGTGTTGCCCGCTTACAATGAGGAGGCAGGTCTGCAACCGCTCCTTGATGATATAAGCAAGGCCTGTCAGGGGATTCCCCTGCAAATTATTGTCGTCAATGACGCCAGCACGGATCATACCCTGGAGATTGCCCGGGATTATGCCCTGAGCAACCCGGCGGTTCAGGTTCTGTCCCATACCCGGAACAAAGGGCTGGGGGGCAGCTTGATGACAGGGTTTAAGCATGTCTTTGCCCAGAGGAGAATGTTAGGGGAACAGTCCGGTGAATGGATAGGGCATGATGATGTTATCCTGACGATGGATGCCGATAATACTCATCCGGCGGAACGCATTCCGCTTATGGCGGAGCTGATTCAGCAAGGGGCGGATCTGGTCGTGGCCTCGCGCTATGCTCCCGGCGGCAAGCAATACGGTCTGAACCCACTGCGGCAGGTTCTCTCCTGGGGAGCAGGGCAAGTCATGACCGTGTTTTTTCCTGTGGAGGGACTGAGGGACTATTCCTGCGGGTACCGGGCTTATCGGGCTTCAGTCTTAGAGAGCGCTTACATAATCTATGGGGAAGAGCTCATTGAAAGTCGCAGCTTTGCCGGAATGGTGGAGCTTTTAGTGAAGGTAGCCAACTATTGTGGGGAGATTCGGGAGATTCCTTTCGACTTACATTATGAGAAGAAACAAGGAAAAAGCAAAATGAAAATCTTAGCCACGATTATGGGCTATTTTGCTTTAATCCTGCGCTTAAAGAAGGAAAAATGGGGTTGGGTGGAATGGGTAGGCGAGTAA